ATCCTTCTCCGGGGTCTTGGCAGCCGAGGCCGATGCATCCTTGCTCTGTGCTGCGTCCTTGGTGTCTGCGGAATCCTTGGTTCCCTTTGTATCTTTGGTATCTTTGGTATCCTTGGTATCCTTGGTATCTTTGGTATCTTTGGTGTCCTTGGTGTCCTTGGTGTCCTTGCTCTTGTCGTCCGCAGCGGCAGCGCTGCTGTCATCTGTCACTGCCGGAGTAGTGCTGTCGTCGTTCACAGCTGCCGTTGCTGCTTCATCTTTGGTGGTCTTACTGCTCTCATCTACAGTTCCTGCCGCGATTCCTTTGTCTGTGCTGACTTCCTTGATGACCAGGCCGCTGTCCAGCGTAGTGGATGTGCCGCCGCCTGTGCCGTCCTTCACCGTGTCCACCTGGATGCTGCCTGCTGTTTCCTTGGGAATGGAAGTCCCGGTATCTTCCGTGAACAGATAATACGCGGAGAGCACGACCATCAAACTGAGCATCGATACCAGCCAAATCGTTTGTCTTTTGCCCTTCATTGTTTATTCCTCCTATAATTTTGTTGCCAGCCCTTTTGTCATGTGCTTCGTACAAGCCTCGCATTTTAAGCATATGCCGGACTTGCCTGCCTCATGACTATTCCTGCTTGCGCGGGACAACAGAAATCCGGTAGCCTGGTACATTGAGCCCTTTCTCTACCGCCTGCTCGATCAGGCTGCGCACCACCTTGTTCTCGGCCCCCTTGGCTACAATCAGCACACCGCGCACCTGCGGCTTGATCCGCTTGGTAATAATCGGGGTCTCGTCGCCGGACTGGCTGTAAGTCACTATTTCGCCGTCCCGGGTGTATTGTGTGGTATGGCGCTTTCCGCCGCTGGCATCGGTTTCTTCACTCTGCTGCTGGGAATCATTCATATTGCGCTGCACGACAATCTCCTCGGTAGAATCTACGGTGACCATAATATCCACAGTACCGACACCGACGATCTTCTCCAGAATCTCCTTCGTCCGGTTCTCCATCGCCTGTTCAATACTTGCAAAAGAATTCGCGTTCGCCGGCTCCTGCTGCAGAACCGTCTGCGCGGTTCCGCCAGCCGGCGGTTCCCGCCCCGTATTCTCGTTGTCCAGCTTCTTCACATTCACGAAGGAGTTGAACAGCATAATCGCCACTCCCAGCAGCCCGAGGATGATTAGCCAGCGGAAGGTGTGGCTGCGCTTCGGGCTGCCGCCTCCGGCCCACTGCTCCAGCTTGTTCAGCCATTTGCCCATTGATGTCCCTCCTTCATCTTATGATTTCACGGTATCTTCCCCGGCGCTCTGCACCTTGATCTGACCGGGGTCCAGATTCCAGTTCTGCTCCAGCAGCCTGATAATACTGCCCGCTTCGGCTTCAGCCTCAGCAGTCTGCTGCGTCTCCCCGCCCCGGCTGTTGGCCCCGGCCGGTACGGACTCTGCATTGCCTGGTGAAGCCTCCGGGGCTGAAGCATCCCCGCCACTGCCCTCCAGGCTGACCTGAACGGGCTTCACCGGTTCGATGTGAATTGCACTGCCCTCCGTTCCAGTCCCGGCCGCAGCGCCCGCTGCACTGCCCCCTGAGCCGCTCTCCTGCGCAGGAAGCGATACGGTAACCGAGGAGATCTGCGGCACCTCTTCGCCCAGCGGGGCCTCGGGGTTCTTCCCCATCCCCAGCGCCACCGTAACCTTCACTCCCTTGACGCCGGTGCTGCCGGCAATCTGGTCACGCATCTGCCCGGCAATCTCCTCGGCGGCGAGCTTCAGGCTCTGCTCGCGGGCTCCGGCCGCCAGTCTCCGGCCGTCCGCCAGAATCTGGTCCAGCGACTCCCCGCCCTTCCCTTTGCCGCCTGCGTCCCAGCCGCTTTTCTCCTGCTGCCGGACTGCCGCGCTCAGCTCCCTGCTGGCATCGCCCTTCAGCAGCGAGATCAGCGGGCTGAGCATCGCCAGCAGAATCAGCAGGCTGAGGACCAGCCTGGCGTAGCGTTCCATCGATTTGCTGGGCAGCAGCATCTCCACGAACGCCGCCATCAGCACTACCAGAATCAGCTCATGAAGCCAATTGCCAAGCCAGGCCATGGCGCACCTCCTTGAATGTTATCCAGCGGTGAACCCGGCGGCAGGATGCCTCACCGCATCATCACCGTGACATTGCCTGCCGTCAGCATAATCGTCACCGCCAGGAAGAACATTAGCGACACGGCTGCCAGGGCGGCGAAGACGTAGATCATGCTTTTGCCGATCGTCTGCAGGCAGGTTACAATCGGTGTCTCGCCCAGCGGCTGCATGACAGCGGCAGCCACATTGTAGATCAGGGCGAGAATCAGAATTTTGATCGCCGGGAACGCGCACAGGAAGAGAATAATGATGACCCCCGAGAGCCCGATGGCGTTCTTCACCAGCAGCGAAGCCGAGATGACCGTGTCCGTGGCATCCGCGAACATTTTGCCGATCACCGGTACGAAATTGCCTGTAATATATTTAGCCGCCCGTATGGTCACCCCGTCCGTCACCGAGCTTGTAATTCCCCGGACCGAGATTACGCCGAGAAAAACAGTCAGCAGCACGCCCAGCAGTCCGGCCCCGATATTGCGCAGCAGGTTGGCGAGCTGGGTCAGCTTGTATTTCTCCGACATGGCGCTCACCAGATGCAGCACCGCCGAGAAGAACAGCAGCGGGAAGACCAGCGTATGAATCAGCGTGCCTACGGTATGGATCATGAACACAATCAGCGGATGGGTGACCGACACCGTGACGATATTGCCCATCGAAGCCAGCAGCGCGAACAGCAGCGGAATCATGGCCATCATGAAATCGATCATCCGGTCAATGGCATCCTTGGCGTAGCCGATGGCGATGTTGAAGCTGTTGACGGCGATGACCAGCACCACCATGTAGCAGAGCATATAAGCGATTTTACTGACCGATTTCCGTTCAAAAGCCGTCTGCAGCGTCTCCAGAATCATGCTCAGCACGCTGATCATTACAATTGTCACCAGCAGCTTGCCGTTATACAGCACCTCATGCCACATGAAGTTCGTCAGTCCGCGCAGCACGCTCTTGAAGCTTAGGCCCTGGTCTCCCGGCAGCAGCATATCCATCAGCGAAGGTGTCTTACTGTCCGGAAAAAATCCGCCGTACTCCTTCATCAGCTGGTCCCAGTAAGACTCCACCTTGTCCTTCGGCAGATTCTGCACCTGCCCCTTCACCCACTGGTCCACGGGAGACGTTGAGCCGCCAGCCCCGCCTGAGCCTTGCCCTCCCTGATCCGGATCAGCCCTCACCGGGCCCGCAGCCGTCAGAATCAGAAGCAGGAGCAGCAGAACGGACAGCAGCAGCCTGCGGCCTTCCGGCGGACGAAACACACTGCGCTTCTGCATTCTCCCTCACCCCTGTTCTCCCCGGTCTTGTCTGCATTAACGCCGCCTTAGGCTGGCAGCAGCTTCATCACTGTTTCGATAATGATGCTGATAATCGGCACGGCGAGTACCATAATCAGCACCTTGCCGGCCAGCTCGATTTTGGAGGCGATGGATTCCTGTCCGGCATCCCGCACAATCTGCGCCCCGAACTCCGCAATGTAGGAGATGCCGATGATCTTGAACACAGTCTTGATGTGGATCATTTCCATCCCGGAGGATTCCGCGACCCGCTCCAGCGTGCCGAGAATCATGCCGATCTTGCCGATCAGGAACAGGAAGATCAGGATGCCGGCCGCCGTAGTGAGCAGGAAGGCGAACACCGGCTTTTGTTCCTTCAGCACGAGGATGAGGACGGTTGACAAGATGCCGATTCCTACAATTTGAATGATTTCCATAACATCAGCCTATTGAAAAAGAAAGATCGTTTTGATTTCCTGAAGCAGTCCATCCAGCATCCGGATGACCATGAACAGCACGATGATGAAGCCGACTATCGTTACCCAGTGGGCGATGTCCTCTTTGCCCATCTGCTTAAGCACCGTGTGGATCATGGCGATAATGATGCCGATGCCGGCAATCTGAAAGATCGCGTTGACTTCAATATTCATTCCTGGCACCTCGCTAAAAGATCAAAATGACGATCAATGCTCCAAGCAGCAGACCCAGGCTTTTGCTCACCTTCTCATATTTGCCCTGATCTTCTCTGGCCGCTGTCTCCTCCTGCTTCAATTGCTGCAATGCCAGAGCAATATGCGTGCTCTGATTCGGCCGGTCGCTCGTCCCGAGCGTGCAGCTGAGCTGCCGCATAATCTCCCGCTCATTGCCTTTCAGCGAAGCGCTGCCGAAATGCGCCTCCATTGCGCGCTGCACCGCTTCCTCGGCACTGCGGTTATGCGGCGGGCTCATCTCCTCCGCCGCCGTGAGGAAGAAGGCTCTCAGCGGCTCCTTCGTCTGCTGCCCTATCCGGTGCAGCGCCTCCGGCAGCGGGGTGTAGCCGTACAGAATCTCGGTCTCCAGCCGCTGCAGCGCAGCGATCAGGCCCCGCAGATGCCGCGGGCGGTCGGCATACTGGGCAGCGCGCTTGAAGCCGGCCAGCGTGCCGGCCAGGATAATAAGTACCGCTCCCAGCAGCTTAAGCATGTCCGCCACCGCCCGCTCCTGCCTGCATGTCCGGTGAGACCAGCAGCATCGCCCGCTTCTGCGCATCCAGAATCCGGAAGGACATGCCGGTCTCCGCGCGGTGCAGAATGACATACCGCTCGAACATCCGCTGCTCCAGCAGACCGCCCAGCCCCGGCCGCCGGGCCAGCTCGGACACTTCTTTGCCGTGTGCGGAGGCAATCACCGAGATGCCTGCATGAAGCGCCTCGGTCACGGCTTCCGCGTCCTCCATGCGGCCAATCTCGTCGGCTACCAACACCTCGGGGGAGAGCGAGCGGATCATCATCATCATGCCCTCGGCCTTGGGGCAGCCGTCCAGCACATCCGTCCGCGGCCCCACATCGAAGGCGGGAATGCCCCGGCGGCTGCCGGCAATCTCGGAGCGTTCATCGACGATGCCGACCTTCAGCCCCGGCCGGGCACCCTCCCGGGTGCGCCCTCCGGCCGAGATCTGCCGGGCCAGGTCGCGCAGCAGCGTCGTCTTGCCATGCTGCGGCGGCGACAGAATCAGCGTATGCATGATCCGCTGCCGCCCGCGGTCGAGCAGATATGGCAGCACACCGTCAGCAACGCCGTGAACCTCACGGGCAATCCGCACATTGAAGCCGGTAATGTCGCGCAGATGCTCCACGCCGCCTCCGCTTAACACCGTGCGGCCGCAGAGGCCGATCCGGTGACCGCCGGGGATCGTGATGAAGCCCTTGCGCAGCTCCTCCTCCATCGTATAGAGCGAGTGGTTGCTGATAAGGTCCAGCAGCCGGTGCGCATCCTCCCGGTCCGGCTTGTAGGCTTCGCCGGGAAGCTGGGTCAGGCTGCCGCCAGCCCCGACAAAATGATATTTTCCGGAATAGTTAATCTCCAGCGGGCGTCCCTCGCGGACACGGACCTCCTCCAACTTGTCCAGAAGCGCAGCGGGGAGGCCGCCGAGCAGCGCCCTGATCCTTTCGGGAAACAACAATAGCCAATCCTTCGCCATGCCAAGTACCCCCAAGCTGTCCTCTACTAATTTGCTTTATTCCATATTTATGCTTGTACCTGATCTTTATGCCTATCATCTATCATTTCTTCAGAATCCCGAATAAGAGAAACGCCACCCCGCAGCCGATCCAGCCCAGCTTGCCCCAGGACAGCTGCTCTGCCATCCCTGTCAGGCCGACAGCCGTTGTCAGGATGAGAATCGTCGGCCCCACCAGTGCCAGCCCGGAATTCACAGCGAGGGCCTTGTCCACCTGGTTCAGCCTCAGCATAATCAGGGCCGCTGCAATCTCCACACTGCCGGAGAGAAACCGCAGCGCAGCCATCCAGCTTACATACTTGTCCAAACCTCTCAACTCCCTTATTCGTTCTATGGAACATAGACCTATGGAACCTCCTGTCAATGAAACAAGCTGTTATCCATGGATATGCGCAAGAAGACTACTTTAGACAAGAAGAAATCAAGGAGCTGCGCAGAGATTTCAGAGGGTGTGAAAGAAGTCATAGTACCAGCCTCTATAAAAAAATATCATCGGTATGATAAAATTATTTTTGCGCGAGTGAAAGAAGGATTTGTGGAAATAGAAGCGCGGATTGCGGGAGAAACTAAGCCTCCCAGAGGACAACCGGAGAGACAGCATCTAAAGACATCGGACAAAGAGGGGATCATAGTCATGCAGGTTCGTAATTTCGTAGTACCGCTTGTGTCAGGAACAGTAGCCAGACAGGTGAAGGAGGTTGCTATTATTATTTTTTCAGCTTTTCTGGTAGCGGCAGGGCTGCGCCTGTTCCTGATTCCGCATCAGCTGCTCAGCGGCGGCGTGGCGGGAACGGCCTCCATCATCGGATACTTAACGCATCCCAAGTATATTTCTCTGTATTATTTCGCCATTAATCTGCCTATCCTGATCTGGGGCTTCATCGCCGTAGGCAAAAAATATATCT
This region of Paenibacillus sp. FSL K6-1096 genomic DNA includes:
- the spoIIIAA gene encoding stage III sporulation protein AA; the encoded protein is MAKDWLLLFPERIRALLGGLPAALLDKLEEVRVREGRPLEINYSGKYHFVGAGGSLTQLPGEAYKPDREDAHRLLDLISNHSLYTMEEELRKGFITIPGGHRIGLCGRTVLSGGGVEHLRDITGFNVRIAREVHGVADGVLPYLLDRGRQRIMHTLILSPPQHGKTTLLRDLARQISAGGRTREGARPGLKVGIVDERSEIAGSRRGIPAFDVGPRTDVLDGCPKAEGMMMMIRSLSPEVLVADEIGRMEDAEAVTEALHAGISVIASAHGKEVSELARRPGLGGLLEQRMFERYVILHRAETGMSFRILDAQKRAMLLVSPDMQAGAGGGGHA
- the spoIIIAB gene encoding stage III sporulation protein SpoIIIAB, with the translated sequence MLKLLGAVLIILAGTLAGFKRAAQYADRPRHLRGLIAALQRLETEILYGYTPLPEALHRIGQQTKEPLRAFFLTAAEEMSPPHNRSAEEAVQRAMEAHFGSASLKGNEREIMRQLSCTLGTSDRPNQSTHIALALQQLKQEETAAREDQGKYEKVSKSLGLLLGALIVILIF
- the spoIIIAG gene encoding stage III sporulation protein AG, with protein sequence MGKWLNKLEQWAGGGSPKRSHTFRWLIILGLLGVAIMLFNSFVNVKKLDNENTGREPPAGGTAQTVLQQEPANANSFASIEQAMENRTKEILEKIVGVGTVDIMVTVDSTEEIVVQRNMNDSQQQSEETDASGGKRHTTQYTRDGEIVTYSQSGDETPIITKRIKPQVRGVLIVAKGAENKVVRSLIEQAVEKGLNVPGYRISVVPRKQE
- a CDS encoding YqhV family protein, coding for MAALRFLSGSVEIAAALIMLRLNQVDKALAVNSGLALVGPTILILTTAVGLTGMAEQLSWGKLGWIGCGVAFLLFGILKK
- the spoIIIAC gene encoding stage III sporulation protein AC; the protein is MNIEVNAIFQIAGIGIIIAMIHTVLKQMGKEDIAHWVTIVGFIIVLFMVIRMLDGLLQEIKTIFLFQ
- the spoIIIAF gene encoding stage III sporulation protein AF, whose protein sequence is MAWLGNWLHELILVVLMAAFVEMLLPSKSMERYARLVLSLLILLAMLSPLISLLKGDASRELSAAVRQQEKSGWDAGGKGKGGESLDQILADGRRLAAGAREQSLKLAAEEIAGQMRDQIAGSTGVKGVKVTVALGMGKNPEAPLGEEVPQISSVTVSLPAQESGSGGSAAGAAAGTGTEGSAIHIEPVKPVQVSLEGSGGDASAPEASPGNAESVPAGANSRGGETQQTAEAEAEAGSIIRLLEQNWNLDPGQIKVQSAGEDTVKS
- a CDS encoding SpoIIIAH-like family protein, producing the protein MKGKRQTIWLVSMLSLMVVLSAYYLFTEDTGTSIPKETAGSIQVDTVKDGTGGGTSTTLDSGLVIKEVSTDKGIAAGTVDESSKTTKDEAATAAVNDDSTTPAVTDDSSAAAADDKSKDTKDTKDTKDTKDTKDTKDTKDTKDTKGTKDSADTKDAAQSKDASASAAKTPEKDDAAILDEVASQSVSASSLFTNYLYEREQKNLKDHNDLLALINDMDKTPAESAAAQEQLNKLEEKESKITGIEEKLQQQYGEAIVKEEAGDAYTVVVLSDKLDVKQAVGIVDFVMKELSITQDKIKVQYVSEQ
- the spoIIIAD gene encoding stage III sporulation protein AD, which produces MEIIQIVGIGILSTVLILVLKEQKPVFAFLLTTAAGILIFLFLIGKIGMILGTLERVAESSGMEMIHIKTVFKIIGISYIAEFGAQIVRDAGQESIASKIELAGKVLIMVLAVPIISIIIETVMKLLPA
- the spoIIIAE gene encoding stage III sporulation protein AE, which produces MQKRSVFRPPEGRRLLLSVLLLLLLILTAAGPVRADPDQGGQGSGGAGGSTSPVDQWVKGQVQNLPKDKVESYWDQLMKEYGGFFPDSKTPSLMDMLLPGDQGLSFKSVLRGLTNFMWHEVLYNGKLLVTIVMISVLSMILETLQTAFERKSVSKIAYMLCYMVVLVIAVNSFNIAIGYAKDAIDRMIDFMMAMIPLLFALLASMGNIVTVSVTHPLIVFMIHTVGTLIHTLVFPLLFFSAVLHLVSAMSEKYKLTQLANLLRNIGAGLLGVLLTVFLGVISVRGITSSVTDGVTIRAAKYITGNFVPVIGKMFADATDTVISASLLVKNAIGLSGVIIILFLCAFPAIKILILALIYNVAAAVMQPLGETPIVTCLQTIGKSMIYVFAALAAVSLMFFLAVTIMLTAGNVTVMMR